The Triticum dicoccoides isolate Atlit2015 ecotype Zavitan chromosome 6A, WEW_v2.0, whole genome shotgun sequence genome has a window encoding:
- the LOC119314258 gene encoding pentatricopeptide repeat-containing protein At2g01860-like, whose product MSSLASWSPLSVLPDGVSMLPALAKNIGAKFLRCSSFSCRPTALVSCAGSSSGGMAKESAYGKQQAYKADASADNEEGGSEWSKDEIEAISALFARPMRRKPVKPPNPATQRPLPLPLPHKTRPPVTPAPTQHVRLASRSMFSDKVRKNPEVLIGIAKEIAALPPESDVCKVLDRWVPFLRKGSLSMTIRELGHMGLPERALQTLCWAQGQKAVPLFPDDRILASTIEVLARFDELKLESALEECVPSASRAVLEAMARGFIRAGKVGLARKLLELARMNKRTLHPSIYAKLILEVARTPEGYGLAAALLDELGERPDFDLRQQDCTAVMKVCIKLRRYAAVESLFSWFRGSGGNPTVVMYTTVIHSRSRDGRHREALALVWEMEQANCLLDLPAYRVIVKLCVALLDPERAFRYLSRLKEAGFVPTSDIYCNLIEGYAAAGRMARCRQLIREAESIGVLLDKRLISSLSEMGDRRP is encoded by the coding sequence ATGTCATCTCTGGCGAGCTGGTCGCCACTCTCCGTGCTGCCAGACGGCGTTTCCATGTTACCGGCATTGGCGAAGAACATCGGCGCCAAATTCCTTCGATGCAGCAGCTTTAGTTGTCGGCCTACTGCTCTGGTCTCTTGCGCTGGGTCATCCAGCGGAGGTATGGCCAAGGAATCGGCCTACGGTAAGCAGCAGGCGTACAAAGCGGACGCCTCTGCGGATAATGAAGAGGGTGGTTCGGAGTGGAGCAAGGACGAGATCGAGGCCATCTCGGCGCTGTTTGCCCGGCCGATGCGCCGGAAGCCAGTGAAGCCGCCGAACCCGGCGACACAGCGGCCTCTCCCGCTGCCGCTGCCCCACAAGACGAGGCCACCCGTCACTCCAGCACCGACACAGCACGTCCGGCTGGCTTCACGCTCCATGTTCAGCGACAAGGTGCGCAAGAACCCCGAGGTCCTCATTGGGATTGCCAAGGAGATCGCTGCGCTCCCGCCGGAGTCTGATGTGTGCAAAGTGCTGGACCGCTGGGTCCCCTTCCTCCGGAAAGGCTCCCTGTCCATGACCATCCGGGAGCTCGGGCACATGGGGCTTCCTGAGAGAGCGCTTCAGACACTGTGTTGGGCACAGGGGCAGAAGGCAGTGCCTCTGTTCCCTGATGACCGGATCCTCGCTTCGACCATCGAGGTTTTGGCGCGCTTCGACGAGCTGAAGTTGGAGTCTGCGCTTGAGGAGTGCGTCCCCTCGGCGAGCCGCGCTGTCCTCGAAGCCATGGCGAGGGGGTTCATCAGGGCTGGCAAAGTAGGCCTGGCACGCAAGCTCCTTGAACTTGCCAGGATGAACAAGAGGACACTGCACCCAAGCATCTACGCGAAGCTGATTCTGGAGGTTGCCCGGACACCTGAAGGCTATGGGCTTGCTGCTGCACTGCTCGATGAGCTCGGTGAGAGGCCAGACTTTGACCTGCGGCAGCAGGACTGCACAGCTGTCATGAAGGTCTGCATAAAGCTCAGGCGGTATGCAGCCGTGGAGAGCCTGTTCAGCTGGTTCAGAGGGTCTGGCGGGAACCCAACTGTTGTGATGTACACTACAGTGATCCACAGCCGCTCCCGTGATGGGAGGCACCGAGAGGCGTTGGCCCTGGTTTGGGAAATGGAACAGGCAAACTGTCTTCTTGACCTGCCGGCGTACCGGGTCATCGTGAAGCTGTGTGTGGCATTGCTTGATCCAGAAAGGGCTTTTCGGTACCTCTCGAGGTTGAAGGAGGCTGGATTCGTTCCGACCAGTGACATATACTGTAATTTGATTGAAGGCTATGCCGCAGCAGGGAGGATGGCCAGGTGCCGGCAGCTGATCAGGGAGGCTGAGTCAATCGGCGTGTTGCTAGACAAGAGGCTGATTTCAAGCTTGTCTGAGATGGGTGATAGACGTCCTTGA